One segment of Trueperaceae bacterium DNA contains the following:
- the ppsA gene encoding phosphoenolpyruvate synthase, which yields MEHIVDFSSVGMGDVARVGGKNASIGEMLANLSAAGVRVPGGFATTADAYRAFLAQGGLGDKIRELLADVDGDDVAKLAERGRRVRELVLETPLPERLREELREAYGRMCAEAGGEVAVAVRSSATAEDLPEASFAGQQETYLNVCGIGAVEDAVRKVFASLFTDRAISYRLHHGFAHEDVALSAGVQRMARSDIGASGVAFTIDTESGFDGAVFVTAAYGLGELLVQGAVNPDEVYLAKKALRAGRPAVLSRKLGSKAEKMVYAPGGGVERVPVPAADRARFALTDEDLHELGRQALAIEDHYGRPMDIEWVKDGEDGLIYVVQARPETVQSRSGRTLTRYRMRGGGQPLVVGRAVGAKVATGVVRVIERAAEMHRVQPGDVLVTDMTDPDWEPVMKRAAAIVTNRGGRTCHAAIVARELGIPAVVGTGDGTAVLQDGAVVTVSCAEGDEGKVYAGELEYDVQDIELDAMPELPVKVMMNVASPERAFAFAAIPNHGVGLARLEFIINNAVAVHPNALMAWPNVPDEVKDEIAVRAAGYESPRSFFEEKLKEGIATIAAAFDPKPVIVRLSDFKSNEYAHLLGGHAYEPREENPMIGFRGASRYRSELFAEPFAAECRALKRVREEMGFANVEVMIPFVRTVPELLQVLDVMASHGLKRGENGLRVIMMCEVPSNAVLAEEFLEHVDGFSIGSNDLTQFTLALDRDSGLVAELFDERDPAVKALASLAIQACKRAGKYIGICGQGPSDHPDYAQWLVDEGIDSISLNPDTVLETWLFLAGRREAA from the coding sequence GTGGAACACATCGTGGACTTCTCTTCCGTCGGCATGGGCGACGTGGCCCGTGTGGGCGGCAAGAACGCATCCATCGGCGAGATGCTCGCCAACCTGTCGGCGGCGGGGGTGCGGGTGCCGGGGGGCTTCGCCACGACCGCCGACGCCTACCGCGCGTTCCTGGCGCAGGGTGGCCTGGGCGACAAGATCCGCGAGCTGCTGGCCGACGTCGACGGCGACGACGTGGCCAAGCTGGCCGAGCGGGGCCGGCGCGTGCGCGAGCTGGTGCTCGAGACGCCCCTGCCCGAGCGCCTGCGTGAGGAGCTCCGCGAGGCGTACGGGCGCATGTGCGCGGAGGCGGGCGGCGAGGTGGCCGTGGCCGTGCGCTCCTCGGCCACGGCCGAGGACCTGCCCGAGGCCTCGTTCGCCGGCCAGCAGGAGACGTACCTGAACGTCTGCGGCATCGGCGCCGTCGAGGACGCCGTCAGGAAGGTGTTCGCGTCGCTGTTCACCGACAGGGCCATCAGCTACCGCCTCCACCACGGCTTCGCGCACGAGGACGTCGCGCTGTCGGCGGGCGTGCAGCGCATGGCCCGCAGCGACATCGGCGCCAGCGGCGTCGCGTTCACGATCGACACCGAGTCGGGCTTCGACGGCGCGGTCTTCGTCACCGCCGCCTACGGCCTCGGCGAGCTGCTGGTGCAGGGCGCGGTGAACCCGGACGAGGTCTACCTGGCGAAGAAGGCGCTGCGCGCCGGCCGCCCGGCGGTGCTGTCGCGCAAGCTGGGCAGCAAGGCCGAGAAGATGGTCTACGCGCCGGGCGGGGGAGTCGAGAGGGTGCCGGTGCCCGCCGCCGACAGGGCGCGCTTCGCCCTCACCGACGAAGACCTGCACGAGCTCGGACGCCAGGCGCTGGCGATCGAGGACCACTACGGCCGGCCCATGGACATCGAGTGGGTCAAGGACGGCGAGGACGGCCTGATCTACGTCGTGCAGGCGCGTCCCGAGACCGTGCAGAGCCGCTCCGGCCGGACGCTGACGCGCTACCGCATGAGGGGCGGCGGGCAGCCGCTGGTCGTGGGGCGCGCCGTGGGCGCGAAGGTGGCCACCGGCGTCGTGCGGGTCATCGAGCGCGCCGCCGAGATGCACCGCGTGCAGCCCGGCGACGTGCTGGTGACCGACATGACCGACCCCGACTGGGAGCCGGTGATGAAGCGCGCCGCGGCGATCGTCACGAACCGCGGCGGACGCACCTGCCACGCGGCGATCGTCGCCCGCGAGCTGGGCATACCGGCCGTGGTGGGGACCGGCGACGGCACCGCGGTACTGCAGGACGGCGCCGTCGTGACCGTGAGCTGCGCCGAGGGCGACGAGGGCAAGGTCTACGCCGGCGAGCTCGAGTACGACGTCCAGGACATCGAGCTCGACGCCATGCCCGAGCTGCCCGTGAAGGTGATGATGAACGTCGCCTCGCCGGAGCGCGCCTTCGCCTTCGCCGCGATCCCCAACCACGGCGTCGGCCTGGCGCGGCTCGAGTTCATCATCAACAACGCCGTGGCCGTGCACCCGAACGCGCTGATGGCCTGGCCGAACGTGCCCGACGAGGTGAAGGACGAGATCGCGGTGCGCGCCGCCGGCTACGAGAGCCCCAGGTCGTTCTTCGAGGAGAAGCTGAAGGAGGGCATCGCGACGATCGCGGCGGCCTTCGACCCCAAGCCGGTGATCGTGCGCCTCTCCGACTTCAAGTCGAACGAGTACGCCCACCTGCTGGGCGGGCACGCTTACGAGCCGCGGGAGGAGAACCCGATGATCGGGTTCCGCGGCGCCTCGCGCTACCGCTCGGAGCTGTTCGCCGAGCCGTTCGCCGCCGAGTGCCGCGCCCTGAAGCGCGTGCGCGAGGAGATGGGCTTCGCGAACGTCGAGGTGATGATCCCGTTCGTGCGCACGGTGCCCGAGCTGCTCCAGGTCCTCGACGTCATGGCCTCGCACGGGCTCAAGCGCGGCGAGAACGGCCTGCGCGTGATCATGATGTGCGAGGTGCCCTCGAACGCCGTGCTGGCCGAGGAGTTCCTGGAGCACGTCGACGGCTTCTCGATCGGCTCGAACGACCTCACCCAGTTCACGCTGGCCCTCGACCGCGACTCCGGCCTGGTGGCCGAGCTGTTCGACGAGCGCGACCCGGCGGTGAAGGCCCTCGCCTCGCTGGCGATCCAGGCCTGCAAGCGCGCCGGCAAGTACATCG